The genomic segment TGCAGGCAATCCTGTAACTGAACCCACAGTATTTAAAGAAAACGGCAAAGAATATCTTCCTCCTGAATGGAACAAGGTTGCACAAAGCGTAGGCCGTCCTACGCGCAAAAACTGCGGAACCTGCCATTTTTCAGGCGGAGGAGGAGACGGGGTTAAGCATGGGGACATGGATTCATCACTTATGAAACCCAATAAAGCCCTTGATGTTCACATGGGAGAAGACGGCCAGAATTTTGACTGTGTAAGATGTCATACTACGGTTCTTCACAATATTGCAGGCAGGACCTATTCCACACCTGCTGCTACAAGCAGAAAAAGTCTTATTGAAGATGATCTTACTTCAAAAATAACCTGTGAATCCTGCCACAGCAGCAGCCCCCATAAATCTCACTCAAAGATGAACGACCATACAGACAAGGTTGCATGTCAGAGCTGTCATATTCCTGAATATGCAAGGGTAAATCCAACAAAAATGTGGTGGGACTGGTCAACTGCAGGCAGGAAAAAAGATGGAAAACCTTATGAAGAAAAAGGAGAACACGGCAAAGCAGAATATTCTTCAAAAAAAGGAAGTTTTGTATGGGAAAAAAATGTAAAGCCTGAATATTTCTGGTATAATGGCTCGATTTACAGCCTGACAGCCAGGGATACCATAGATCCGAGCAAGATAGTCCAGGTAAACCGGCCCCTGGGAAGCCCTGATGATGTAAATTCACGAATATCGCCTTTTAAGGTTCACAAGGGAAAACAGCCCTATGATAAAGAAAATAAAACCTTACTTATTCCCCACTTATTCGGCAAAAAGGAAAGCGGGGCATACTGGGCTGATTTTGACTGGAAAAAATCTCTTGCAAGCGGAATGGAAAAAGCGGCTCTGCCTTTCAGCGGTGAATTTGATTTTGTGGAAACAACCTATGTATTTCCCACAACCCATATGGTAGCTCCCAGGGAAAATGCTTTGTCCTGCAATGAATGTCATACAAACAATAACAGCAGGCTTGCAAACCTGGGAGGTTTTTACATGCCTGGACGTGATAAATCTAACCTGGTAAATACAGGCGGATGGACACTGGCAGCTTTATCATTTATCGGGGTTATTCTCCACGGATTTATCAGAATCTTTACCAAATCAAAACCTAAAAAGGAGAAATAAAAAAATGACTGAAAAGAAAAAAATAAACATATATATTTATTCCCGTTATGAACGATTCTGGCACTGGTTTCAGGCTGCAACTATTTTTACACTTCTTATAACAGGCTTTGAAGTCAACGGGGCAATATCATTATTTGGATTTAAAAAAGCAGTAAGCATACATAATTTTACCGGCATTACATGGCTGACTGCATTTGCATTTTTTGTATTCTGGGTATTTACAACAGGGGAATGGAAACAATATATTCCAACCACAAAAAAGATGTTTGAAGTAATCAAATACTATGCCTATGGAATCTTCCGGGGACAGTCTCACCCTGTTCCAAAAAGAAAAGAAGCCAAGCACAACCCGTTACAGCGGCTGACCTATCTCTCCCTTGCAGCCATCCTCCTGCCTGTTCAAATGCTAACAGGCTTTTTATACTGGGGATATAATTCATGGGAAGAATGGGGAATATCATGGCTGGGGCTTGGATTTGTAGCTGTTCTTCACACTATGTGCGCTTTTGCCATTCTTTCTTTTATTATTGTTCATCTCTACATGACAACAACAGGCCACACCCTGACTTCCCACACCAAAGCAATGATTACAGGCTGGGAAGAAGTAGAGGAGGATGAGATGATAGAAGACTGGGAAAAAAAGGCTGCTTAAAATACATGTGATGCTTTATTGATGTAACCCTGCAACGACACTTTGCCCTGAAAGGGCGGATTAATATAGCCCAGTGTCGTTGCGGGGTTATATTTCCAGGTTGAACACCATAGGGTAAAGTGTTATATTAAAAAAATGAAAACAGATGAATTATTTTATGAATTATTCAAGTTTGCACCTCAAAGCCTGTTTGAGCTTCTCAGCATAGACATTGAGGGAACCTGCAGGTTTTACACGCTGCCGTGTAAGGCAGTGCTGCCGTTACAATGGTCTATGAATGGAACATTATAAATGAGTACCTAATCAAAAATTTCCCTGCCAAACGTAGAGACAAGGCATGCCTTGTCTCTACAATGGCAATCATGTATTATAAAAAATAGAGTAAAATTTATGCACAGGTAAGGCATTTCCCAATTAATAATTTACCCTCAAACCCTAAGGGTTTTAAAAACCCTTAGGGTTTCATTCCAGGTATATTATTTATTAATAATTCCCTAAGCACCTGCACATAAATTTTGTAACATATTGTAGGGGCAGCCCCCTGTGGCTGCCCTCGCTGCAAGGGCAGGCACAGGGGCCTGCCCCTACGGATGTTATGAAATTTTTGATGAGGTACTTACTTAAGGCGCTGACATATGAAACTTGCTGACCATGTTGATAGTATCAGGGATTTGATTCATAAGTCCTTTTCCAATTATTTTGCCAGGCTGGGCATTAGTGCTAAAAAGCAGGCAGAAATTGACAAAATCCCCGAAAATCAGAGACCTAAAAGGGCAAAGCTGGATCAGGTTATTGAAAATCATATCAAGGAAACCGGTTCTTTTGCCGCAGCTTATGAAAAAGCCCTGGATGAATATACCTTTACCCTGTTTAACCGTGTTGCTGCTGTCAAGGTTATGGAATCCCATATGATGTTTCCCGAGGTGATAACAAAGCGTTCAGAACAGGGAAACCGGTCTTTTGCGCACAAGGCATGGCTTGAGCAGAATCCTGATATGGCAAAAGAAGAGCTTGAAGGTATCCGTGAATTTATAAAATTTGAATTTAACAGGCTTGGTGAAAAAATTCCCCTGTTTCACCAGGATTATCATTATGCCCTGCTGCCTTATGTTATTGAACTTAATGAGATTATTGAGGCTTTTAATGCTGTTGAAAAAGACCCGGATATTGATGTTAATATCTGGCAGAGTGATGATATTCTCGGCTGGCTTTATGAAAGTTATAATAATGCTAAAAAAACGGCTCATAAGGCAGGTAAGCAGAAAACGGAGTATCACAAGGTTTTTTTGCAGTCCCAGGTTTATACTCCCCGCTGGGTTGTAAAATTCCTGGTGGATAATTCTTTGGGCAAGCTTTATCTTGAGATGTTTCCTGATTCTGAAATTAAAGATAAATACAAGATTGCAAATGCACCGGAAACAAGGGTTCGGGAAATAAAATCCATTGATGAAATCAGGATTATTGATCCGGCAGCCGGGTCAGGTAATTTTTTGTTTTATGCTTTTGATTTGTTTTTTGATCTTTATATGGATCAGATTGATAATTATGATGCTGATTTTGATGAAGATGATGTTCCAAAGCTTATCCTGGAAAAGAATCTTTTTGGCATAGATATTGACGACAGGGCTGTCCAGATTGCACAGCTTGGGCTGTTTATTAAGGCTATGCGGAAAAAACGGGATGTGCATATTGAACGGTTTAATGTGATTTCATCTGATTTTTTTCTGCCTGAATATTCAGAGGTTAAGGATATTTTTGAGCAGGAATGGGTGGAGCAGGAAACTAAGGAGCTGATAAGGGAATCTTGGGAAGATTTGCGGCAGGCTTATAAGTTTGGTTCCCTGGTCAGGACGGAAAAAATTGGGGAAAAGGCAGATTCGGAGATTGCCAAGATTGATAAGGTTCTGGAAATTGCTAAAAATTCTTCGGGGTTTGAGAAGCAGAAAGAGAAATGGGAAACCTGGAAAACAGGTGTTATTTCCCAGCTTTATAAGGCTGTGGAAGGTTATGGAAAGGAGACAGGGGAAAGTTTCCTGGGTATTAAGACAAAGGATGCTATTACATTTCTCAGTATCCTGAATGCAAAATATGATGTGGCTGTGGCAAATCCGCCTTATACGGATTCTTCGGATTTTGGGCCCGAGTTGAAGCAGTTTATTGAGAGGAATTATAAAAAGCCTTATGGTTTTCATACAAATCTGTATGCGAGTTTTATAAAAAGATGTGATGAGTTGATTCATGATAAGGGGAAGTTTGCGATGATTCATCCTCATACTTTTATGTTTATCAAAACATTTGAAGGTGTGAGGGAATATATGATTGATAAAACGCATATTGATTTAATGGTTGATTTTGGGCTGGATAGAGTTAATTTGTTTGGTCCCGGAATCCTGCTTGATGCTACATTTTATGTTTTGTCAAAAGGTGTTTTCGACTCTCCTGGTGTGTATTTCAATCTGACAACAAATTTACAGGAAAAATTTAAGAAAGATAAATTTCATGAAGCTCATGATGATTTTATAAATGGAAAAGAAAATGAGCGGGTTTATGTGCTTGAGCAGTCCAAACTGAAAATTATCAAATCCTGGCCGTTTATTTATTGGATTTCGGATGGGTTTAGGGAGAAGTTTAAGGAAAAAACTCTTGATATAATTTTAGATGTTACACAAGGTGCGGCAACATCAAACAATAATAAATATCTTCGTTATTGGTTTGAAATAGAAAAGACTAATATCGCAGATGCAAAGAGTAAAAATTTAAAAAAATGGCTTTTTTATTCAAAAGGGGGGCCTTTTAAAAAATGGTATGGTAATTTATGGCTAACAGTTAATTGGGAAAATGATGGGTTTGAACTTAGAAATGATGAACGGGCAGTTTTAAGAAATTCAGATTATTATTTTAAAAAAGGAAGTACTTATTCAGCAAGCGGTTCAAAAGGTGGTTCTTTTAGGGAATTACCTGAAAATTGTATTTTTGATACTGGAGGTTCATGTGTATTTCCAACTAAAACCTATATCAATAACGATTATATAATAGCATTTTTAAATTCAAAACTTGTCTCATATATAGTTAGCTGCCTTAATCCCACAGTAAATATGCAAGTAGGTGATTTAAAAAGAATCCCGTTTATTATTCCTAATAGTGTCTTAGATAAAGCGATTTCATTTTGCTCTGACTATAATATCAATATTCAAAAACATCTTTGTCAATATTCAATTATTGAATTTACTTACAAATTGTCGCCTTTAATATTCATTGATGAAAAACAATCTGATTTAAAAAGAAGAATCAAGGTTTATTATGATTATGAAAATCACCTAATAACCCAAATCCTCCTCAACGAAGCCATAATAAACGAAAAAGTCTTTGAAATCTACGAATTAACCCCCGAAGACAAAGCAATGGTAATTGCCAAAGAAGGCGAATGCGTGGGCGGTCTTCCTGTACTTGCTGACGCAAAACAGGCATATTTAGACGAAGACACAGCAGCAGAAGAATTTCCCCTGGACAATATCCGGGACTTTATTAAAAACCTCCCTGAAAAAGAATTCACCCCGGAAGAAAAAAAAGCAGTAACAGACGGATTCCCGTCTTTGTACCAGAAAAACAACGACCTTGAAGAATTTTGCAATCGAAACCGCATAAACCCCATAAACATATGGTACTGGTTCAAACAAAGCAGCATCATACCCAAACAGCGCATGAACACAATTGCAATGGAATTTCTTGCTGACATTATCCGTGAAATCCTTATGGAAGACAATGACGGCATTGTCCCCCTTGTACGAAATTCAGGCGAGGAAATACTCATAAACCGCATAGAAA from the Desulfonema limicola genome contains:
- a CDS encoding cytochrome b/b6 domain-containing protein, translating into MTEKKKINIYIYSRYERFWHWFQAATIFTLLITGFEVNGAISLFGFKKAVSIHNFTGITWLTAFAFFVFWVFTTGEWKQYIPTTKKMFEVIKYYAYGIFRGQSHPVPKRKEAKHNPLQRLTYLSLAAILLPVQMLTGFLYWGYNSWEEWGISWLGLGFVAVLHTMCAFAILSFIIVHLYMTTTGHTLTSHTKAMITGWEEVEEDEMIEDWEKKAA
- the pglX gene encoding BREX-1 system adenine-specific DNA-methyltransferase PglX codes for the protein MKLADHVDSIRDLIHKSFSNYFARLGISAKKQAEIDKIPENQRPKRAKLDQVIENHIKETGSFAAAYEKALDEYTFTLFNRVAAVKVMESHMMFPEVITKRSEQGNRSFAHKAWLEQNPDMAKEELEGIREFIKFEFNRLGEKIPLFHQDYHYALLPYVIELNEIIEAFNAVEKDPDIDVNIWQSDDILGWLYESYNNAKKTAHKAGKQKTEYHKVFLQSQVYTPRWVVKFLVDNSLGKLYLEMFPDSEIKDKYKIANAPETRVREIKSIDEIRIIDPAAGSGNFLFYAFDLFFDLYMDQIDNYDADFDEDDVPKLILEKNLFGIDIDDRAVQIAQLGLFIKAMRKKRDVHIERFNVISSDFFLPEYSEVKDIFEQEWVEQETKELIRESWEDLRQAYKFGSLVRTEKIGEKADSEIAKIDKVLEIAKNSSGFEKQKEKWETWKTGVISQLYKAVEGYGKETGESFLGIKTKDAITFLSILNAKYDVAVANPPYTDSSDFGPELKQFIERNYKKPYGFHTNLYASFIKRCDELIHDKGKFAMIHPHTFMFIKTFEGVREYMIDKTHIDLMVDFGLDRVNLFGPGILLDATFYVLSKGVFDSPGVYFNLTTNLQEKFKKDKFHEAHDDFINGKENERVYVLEQSKLKIIKSWPFIYWISDGFREKFKEKTLDIILDVTQGAATSNNNKYLRYWFEIEKTNIADAKSKNLKKWLFYSKGGPFKKWYGNLWLTVNWENDGFELRNDERAVLRNSDYYFKKGSTYSASGSKGGSFRELPENCIFDTGGSCVFPTKTYINNDYIIAFLNSKLVSYIVSCLNPTVNMQVGDLKRIPFIIPNSVLDKAISFCSDYNINIQKHLCQYSIIEFTYKLSPLIFIDEKQSDLKRRIKVYYDYENHLITQILLNEAIINEKVFEIYELTPEDKAMVIAKEGECVGGLPVLADAKQAYLDEDTAAEEFPLDNIRDFIKNLPEKEFTPEEKKAVTDGFPSLYQKNNDLEEFCNRNRINPINIWYWFKQSSIIPKQRMNTIAMEFLADIIREILMEDNDGIVPLVRNSGEEILINRIEKKFMEKGFTSAQFSQFDKVLGRELNEYLNKHFFKALSDHLNLFMYLPKTPFIWHITSGPAQGFDAYIIIYKWNRDRLFSIKSIYMEKRESALKNRLSDLQDDKSPKAQEEKDLISKQIMEISSLKTKMDELLAQGYNPVLDDGVGKNIAPLQEKGIISYDVLNKGQLEKYLNADW
- a CDS encoding tetrathionate reductase family octaheme c-type cytochrome, giving the protein MKLFKYRFFACKVFVFIVFLSFLHVSAAFTTVLDETAPGLTMARQATHSAKLWITSDHSKHEILQQEFTSGPEVTKACLYCHSEAASQFHKTIHWTWLDPNVDKKEMIGKGGYSVNNFCINLISNEPRCTSCHAGYGWKDQTFDFTDQSKVDCLVCHEQTGTYKKFPTGAGNPVTEPTVFKENGKEYLPPEWNKVAQSVGRPTRKNCGTCHFSGGGGDGVKHGDMDSSLMKPNKALDVHMGEDGQNFDCVRCHTTVLHNIAGRTYSTPAATSRKSLIEDDLTSKITCESCHSSSPHKSHSKMNDHTDKVACQSCHIPEYARVNPTKMWWDWSTAGRKKDGKPYEEKGEHGKAEYSSKKGSFVWEKNVKPEYFWYNGSIYSLTARDTIDPSKIVQVNRPLGSPDDVNSRISPFKVHKGKQPYDKENKTLLIPHLFGKKESGAYWADFDWKKSLASGMEKAALPFSGEFDFVETTYVFPTTHMVAPRENALSCNECHTNNNSRLANLGGFYMPGRDKSNLVNTGGWTLAALSFIGVILHGFIRIFTKSKPKKEK